The Helicobacter pylori genome includes a window with the following:
- the gdhA gene encoding NADP-specific glutamate dehydrogenase, which produces MYIEKILQSLQKKYPYQKEFHQAVYEAITSLKPLLDSDKSYEKHAILERLIEPEREIFFRVCWLDDNHQIQVNRGCRVEFNSAIGPYKGGLRFHPSVNESVIKFLGFEQVLKNSLTTLAMGGAKGGSDFDPKGKSEHEIMRFCQAFMNELYRHIGATTDVPAGDIGVGEREIGYLFGQYKKLVNRFEGVLTGKGLTYGGSLCRKEATGYGCVYFAEEMLQERNSSLEGKVCSVSGSGNVSIYTIEKLLQIGAKPVTASDSNGMIYDKDGIDLELLKEVKEVRRGRIKEYALEKPSAKYTPIENYPKGGNAIWHVPCFAAFPSATENELSVLDAKTLLSNGCKCVAEGANMPSSNEAIELFLQAKISYGIGKAANAGGVSVSGLEMAQNASMHPWSFEVVDAKLHHIMKEIYKNVSQTAKEFKDPTNFVLGANIAGFRKVASAMIAQGV; this is translated from the coding sequence ATGTATATTGAAAAAATCCTCCAATCTTTACAGAAAAAATACCCCTATCAAAAAGAGTTCCATCAGGCCGTTTATGAAGCTATCACTTCTTTAAAACCCCTTTTAGACAGCGATAAAAGTTATGAAAAGCATGCCATTTTAGAGCGTTTGATTGAGCCTGAAAGGGAGATTTTTTTTAGGGTGTGTTGGCTAGATGATAACCATCAAATCCAAGTCAATCGGGGGTGTAGGGTTGAATTCAATTCAGCTATTGGCCCTTATAAGGGGGGCTTGAGATTCCACCCTAGCGTGAATGAAAGCGTGATCAAGTTTTTAGGCTTTGAGCAAGTGTTGAAAAATTCGCTCACCACTTTGGCTATGGGGGGTGCTAAGGGGGGGAGCGATTTTGACCCTAAAGGGAAGAGCGAGCATGAGATCATGCGTTTTTGCCAGGCGTTCATGAATGAATTATACCGCCATATTGGAGCCACGACTGATGTGCCAGCCGGGGATATTGGAGTGGGCGAAAGAGAGATTGGCTATCTGTTTGGGCAATACAAAAAATTAGTCAATCGTTTTGAAGGCGTATTGACCGGTAAGGGGCTAACTTATGGGGGGAGCTTGTGCAGAAAAGAAGCTACCGGTTATGGGTGCGTGTATTTTGCTGAAGAAATGCTGCAAGAAAGGAACAGCTCTTTAGAGGGTAAGGTTTGCAGCGTTTCTGGGAGCGGTAATGTCTCAATTTACACCATTGAAAAATTGCTTCAAATAGGAGCCAAACCGGTAACAGCGAGCGATTCTAATGGCATGATTTATGATAAAGACGGCATTGATTTAGAGCTTTTGAAAGAGGTTAAAGAAGTGCGTCGTGGGAGGATCAAAGAATACGCCCTAGAAAAACCAAGCGCGAAATACACCCCTATAGAAAATTACCCCAAAGGGGGGAATGCCATATGGCATGTGCCTTGTTTTGCGGCTTTTCCTAGCGCGACTGAGAATGAATTGAGCGTTTTAGACGCTAAAACCCTCCTTTCTAACGGGTGCAAATGCGTGGCTGAAGGGGCGAACATGCCCTCAAGCAATGAAGCGATTGAATTGTTTTTACAGGCTAAGATTTCTTATGGCATAGGCAAGGCGGCTAATGCTGGGGGGGTGAGCGTGAGCGGCTTGGAAATGGCGCAAAACGCGAGCATGCACCCTTGGAGTTTTGAAGTGGTGGATGCGAAATTACACCACATTATGAAAGAGATTTATAAGAATGTCTCTCAAACCGCTAAAGAGTTTAAAGACCCTACTAATTTTGTTTTAGGGGCTAATATCGCTGGCTTTAGAAAAGTAGCGTCTGCGATGATAGCGCAAGGGGTTTGA
- a CDS encoding peptide chain release factor N(5)-glutamine methyltransferase, producing the protein MTLSQALNKAKKGLSQKGFRGGLESEILLGFVLQKERVFLHTHAYLELNHEEEVCFFELVEKRLNDCPIEYLLESCDFYGRSFFVNEHVLIPRPETEILVKKALDIISQYHLKEIGEIGVGSACVSVSLALENPKISIHASDVSLKALEVASKNIERFCLKERVFLKKTHLWDRMPTIQMLVSNPPYIASGYPLEKSVLKEPHKALFGGVKGDEILKEIIFLAAGLKIPFLACEMGYDQLKSLKECLEFCGYDAKFYKDLSGFDRGFVGVLKSFLR; encoded by the coding sequence ATGACCCTTTCACAAGCCCTAAATAAAGCCAAAAAAGGATTATCGCAAAAAGGTTTTAGGGGGGGATTAGAGTCTGAAATTTTATTAGGCTTTGTCTTGCAAAAAGAAAGGGTTTTTTTGCACACGCATGCCTATTTAGAGTTAAACCACGAAGAAGAGGTGTGCTTTTTTGAATTGGTAGAAAAGCGCTTGAATGACTGCCCCATAGAGTATTTATTAGAAAGCTGTGATTTTTACGGGCGCTCTTTTTTCGTGAATGAGCATGTTTTAATCCCACGGCCTGAAACGGAGATTTTGGTTAAAAAAGCCCTTGATATTATTTCTCAATACCACTTAAAAGAGATAGGCGAAATAGGCGTAGGGAGTGCTTGCGTGTCTGTTAGTTTGGCTTTGGAAAACCCCAAAATTTCCATTCATGCAAGCGATGTTTCATTAAAAGCTTTAGAAGTGGCGTCCAAAAATATTGAACGCTTTTGTCTAAAAGAGCGTGTTTTTTTAAAAAAAACGCATCTTTGGGATCGCATGCCAACGATACAAATGCTTGTCTCTAACCCGCCCTATATCGCTAGTGGTTATCCTTTGGAAAAATCCGTTCTCAAAGAACCGCACAAAGCCCTTTTTGGGGGGGTTAAAGGCGATGAAATCTTAAAAGAAATCATTTTTTTAGCCGCTGGATTAAAAATCCCTTTTTTGGCTTGTGAAATGGGGTATGACCAGTTAAAAAGCTTGAAAGAATGCTTAGAATTTTGCGGTTATGATGCAAAGTTTTACAAGGATTTGAGCGGCTTTGATAGAGGGTTTGTGGGCGTTTTAAAAAGTTTTTTAAGATAA
- a CDS encoding M48 family metallopeptidase: MLDIWIDMIICIFYLLFFTTPYIVGDILQLKFIRQKLCEKPVLLPQKDYEEAGNYAIRKMQLSIISQILDGIIFAGWVFFGLTHLEDLTHYLNLSETLGYLVFALLFLAIQSVLSLPISYYTTMHLDKEFGFSKVSLSLFFKDFFKGLLLTLSVGLLLIYTLIMIIEHVEHWEISSFFVVFVFMILANLFYPKIAQLFNQFTPLNNRDLESQIEGMMDKVGFKSEGIFVMDASKRDGRLNAYFGGLGKNKRVVLFDTLISKVGTEGLLAILGHELGHFKNKDLLKSLGIMGGLLALVFALIAHLPPIVFEGFNVSQTPASLIAILLLFLPVFSFYAMPLIGFFSRKNEYNADKFGASLSSKEVLAKALVSIVSENKAFPYSHPFYVFLHFTHPPLLERLKALDYEIE; encoded by the coding sequence ATGCTTGACATATGGATAGATATGATAATTTGTATTTTTTATTTGCTCTTTTTTACGACTCCTTACATTGTGGGCGATATTTTGCAATTGAAATTTATCCGTCAAAAGCTCTGCGAGAAGCCTGTTTTACTCCCACAAAAGGATTATGAAGAAGCGGGGAATTATGCCATTAGGAAAATGCAATTATCCATTATTTCTCAAATTTTAGACGGGATAATCTTTGCTGGTTGGGTCTTTTTTGGTTTGACGCATTTAGAAGATCTCACGCATTATTTAAACCTTTCTGAAACGCTAGGTTACTTGGTGTTTGCCTTGTTGTTTTTAGCGATTCAAAGCGTTTTGTCTTTACCCATTAGCTACTACACCACCATGCATTTGGATAAGGAATTTGGCTTTTCTAAGGTGAGTTTGTCGTTGTTTTTTAAGGATTTTTTCAAAGGGTTATTGCTCACTTTAAGCGTGGGATTGTTGTTGATTTACACTCTTATTATGATCATTGAACATGTGGAACATTGGGAGATCAGCTCGTTTTTTGTCGTGTTTGTTTTTATGATCTTGGCTAATCTTTTTTACCCTAAAATCGCTCAGCTTTTCAACCAATTCACCCCCTTGAATAATAGGGATTTAGAGAGTCAAATTGAGGGCATGATGGATAAAGTGGGTTTTAAATCCGAAGGCATTTTTGTGATGGACGCTAGCAAGAGGGATGGGCGTTTGAATGCGTATTTTGGGGGCTTGGGTAAAAACAAGCGGGTGGTGTTGTTTGACACTTTGATCTCTAAAGTTGGGACAGAAGGGCTTTTAGCCATTTTAGGGCATGAATTAGGGCATTTTAAAAATAAGGATTTGTTGAAAAGTTTAGGGATTATGGGAGGCTTACTCGCTCTTGTTTTTGCTTTGATCGCTCATTTGCCACCGATCGTTTTTGAAGGCTTCAATGTCTCACAAACGCCAGCGAGTTTGATTGCGATTTTACTCTTATTTTTGCCGGTATTTTCTTTTTACGCTATGCCTTTGATCGGGTTTTTTAGCCGAAAGAATGAATACAATGCGGACAAGTTTGGGGCGAGTTTAAGCTCTAAAGAGGTTTTAGCCAAAGCGTTAGTGTCTATTGTGAGTGAAAATAAAGCGTTCCCCTATTCGCACCCTTTTTATGTTTTCTTGCATTTCACGCACCCGCCCCTATTAGAGCGCTTGAAAGCTTTGGATTATGAAATTGAATGA
- a CDS encoding SPOR domain-containing protein: MQKNILKITLLLVFLFLKNAVGLEDKKADLKSVQNTPKNLPPIQLRLNQVHEELIEMLENMGKGTQYEFPKIKEILEQSEEEWLKVAHEECVALVMLISPKASIENSPIYENCYEAYVKQRIHDLYDFYIESKKVKRKIKKAHKQVLALNESKPLTKELPKNENKKSLVKPSLKDASIPKGYYLQVGAFLNAPSKDFLQTLKTFPHQIKKKDSLTHYFIDPYKTKEEALKQLENALKSFKNKPVLVEK; encoded by the coding sequence ATGCAAAAAAATATATTGAAAATAACTCTGTTGTTGGTTTTCCTCTTTTTAAAAAACGCTGTTGGTTTAGAGGATAAAAAAGCCGATCTTAAAAGCGTTCAAAATACGCCTAAAAATTTACCCCCTATCCAATTAAGACTCAATCAAGTCCATGAAGAACTTATAGAAATGTTAGAAAATATGGGGAAAGGCACGCAGTATGAGTTCCCTAAAATCAAAGAAATCCTAGAGCAAAGCGAAGAAGAATGGCTCAAAGTCGCCCATGAAGAATGCGTGGCGTTGGTCATGCTCATAAGCCCTAAAGCTTCTATTGAAAATAGCCCAATTTATGAGAATTGCTATGAAGCTTATGTGAAGCAAAGAATCCATGATTTATATGATTTTTACATAGAAAGCAAAAAGGTGAAAAGAAAAATCAAGAAAGCCCATAAGCAAGTGCTCGCTCTTAATGAATCCAAGCCCCTAACAAAAGAGCTGCCTAAAAACGAAAATAAAAAGAGCTTAGTAAAACCCAGCTTAAAAGATGCGAGTATCCCTAAAGGGTATTATTTGCAAGTAGGGGCTTTTTTGAATGCGCCCAGTAAGGATTTTTTGCAAACGCTCAAAACTTTCCCTCACCAAATAAAGAAAAAAGACTCCCTCACGCATTATTTTATTGACCCTTATAAAACGAAAGAAGAAGCCCTAAAACAGCTTGAAAATGCGCTTAAAAGCTTTAAAAATAAGCCTGTATTGGTGGAAAAATAA
- a CDS encoding primosomal protein N' translates to MFYHLIAPLKNKTPPLTYFSKERHQKGALVNIHLRNKTLLGVVLEEVSKPSFECLELEKTPYFLLPFQIELALFIAQYYSANLSSVLSLFTPFKECDLVGLEKIEPVLNILSQTQTNALKELQKHSASLLFGDTGSGKTEIYMHSIAQTLEQKKSALLLVPEIALTPQMQQRLKRVFKENLGLWHSKLSQNQKKQFLEKLYSQEIKLVVGTRSALFLPLKELGLIIVDEEHDFSYKSQQSPMYNARDLCLYLSHKFPIQVILGSATPSLNSYKRFKDKALVRLKGRYTPTQKNIIFEKTERFITPKLLEVLQQVIDKNEQAIIFVPTRANFKTLLCQSCYKSVQCPFCSVNMSLHLKTNKLMCHYCHFSSPIPKICSTCQSEVLVGKRIGTMQVLNELEGLLKGAKIAILDKDHTSTQKKLYNILNDFNAQKTNILIGTQMISKGHDYAKVSLAVVLGIDNIIKSNSYRALEEGVSLLYQIAGRSARQISGQVFIQSTETDLLENFLEDYEDFLQYELQERCELYPPFSRLCLLEFKHKNEEKAQQLSLKASQTLSSCLEKGVTLSSFKAPIEKIASSYRYLILLRSKDPLSLIKSVHVLLKTAPNIPCSVNMDPVDIF, encoded by the coding sequence ATGTTCTATCACTTAATCGCTCCTTTAAAAAATAAAACCCCCCCTTTAACTTATTTTTCTAAGGAGCGGCACCAAAAAGGAGCGTTAGTCAATATCCATTTAAGGAATAAAACGCTTTTGGGCGTCGTTCTTGAAGAAGTTTCAAAACCCTCTTTTGAATGCCTAGAACTGGAAAAAACCCCTTATTTTTTACTCCCCTTTCAAATAGAGCTCGCTCTATTTATCGCTCAATATTACTCGGCTAATCTTTCTTCAGTCTTAAGCCTTTTTACCCCTTTTAAAGAATGCGATTTAGTGGGGTTAGAAAAAATTGAGCCTGTTCTTAATATATTAAGCCAAACGCAAACAAACGCTTTAAAAGAATTGCAAAAACATTCAGCAAGCTTGCTCTTTGGCGATACGGGTAGCGGGAAAACCGAGATTTATATGCATTCAATCGCTCAAACTTTAGAGCAAAAAAAAAGCGCTTTACTGTTAGTGCCAGAAATCGCCCTCACCCCTCAAATGCAACAACGCCTTAAAAGGGTTTTTAAAGAAAATTTAGGCTTGTGGCATAGCAAACTCTCTCAAAATCAAAAAAAACAATTTTTAGAAAAGCTTTATTCGCAAGAAATCAAATTAGTGGTAGGCACACGAAGCGCGTTGTTTTTGCCCCTTAAGGAGTTGGGTTTAATCATTGTAGATGAAGAGCATGACTTTTCTTACAAATCCCAGCAAAGCCCCATGTATAACGCTAGGGATTTATGCTTGTATTTATCCCATAAATTCCCTATTCAAGTCATTTTAGGCTCTGCTACGCCAAGTTTGAATAGTTACAAACGCTTTAAAGATAAGGCTTTAGTGCGCTTAAAGGGGCGCTACACCCCCACGCAAAAAAACATTATTTTTGAAAAAACGGAGCGTTTTATCACGCCCAAACTCCTAGAAGTGCTGCAACAAGTGATAGACAAAAACGAGCAAGCCATTATTTTTGTGCCTACAAGGGCTAATTTCAAAACCTTGCTGTGTCAAAGTTGTTACAAAAGCGTTCAATGCCCCTTTTGCAGCGTGAATATGAGCTTGCATTTAAAAACCAACAAACTCATGTGCCATTATTGCCATTTTTCAAGCCCTATCCCTAAAATTTGCAGCACATGCCAAAGCGAAGTTTTAGTGGGTAAAAGGATAGGCACTATGCAAGTGTTGAACGAATTAGAAGGCCTTTTGAAAGGCGCTAAAATAGCGATTTTGGATAAAGATCACACCAGCACGCAAAAAAAACTCTACAATATTTTAAACGATTTCAACGCTCAAAAAACCAATATCTTAATCGGCACGCAGATGATAAGCAAAGGGCATGATTATGCTAAAGTGAGTTTAGCGGTTGTTTTAGGCATAGACAATATCATTAAATCTAATAGTTACAGGGCTTTAGAAGAAGGCGTGTCGTTACTCTATCAAATCGCTGGGAGGAGCGCTAGGCAAATTTCTGGCCAAGTGTTCATTCAAAGCACCGAAACCGATCTGTTGGAAAATTTCTTAGAAGATTATGAAGATTTTTTACAATACGAATTGCAAGAAAGGTGCGAACTCTACCCGCCTTTTTCAAGGCTGTGTTTGTTAGAGTTTAAGCATAAAAACGAAGAAAAAGCCCAACAATTGAGCCTAAAAGCCTCTCAAACCCTTTCTTCGTGTTTAGAAAAGGGCGTAACGCTCTCCAGCTTTAAAGCCCCCATTGAAAAAATCGCCTCTTCTTACCGCTACCTGATTTTATTGCGTTCCAAAGATCCTTTAAGCTTAATCAAAAGCGTGCATGTGCTTTTAAAAACCGCCCCCAATATCCCTTGCAGCGTGAATATGGATCCTGTGGATATTTTTTAA
- the cmoA gene encoding carboxy-S-adenosyl-L-methionine synthase CmoA, translating into MKDTLFNQSLNKRFCFDEKVAHVFDDMLERSIPYYHEMLDLGAYFIAQNLKENLNPKPLIYDLGCSTGNFFITLNQQIQQDIELVGIDNSMPMLKKAQEKLKDFKNARFECMDFLEVEFKEASAFSLLFVLQFVRPMQREVLLKKVYNSLALNGVLLVGEKIMSEDRILDKQMIELYYLYKQNQGYSHNEIAFKREALENVLVPYSLKENVALLESVGFKHVEALFKWVNFTLLVARKT; encoded by the coding sequence ATGAAAGACACTCTATTTAATCAATCCCTAAACAAACGCTTTTGTTTTGATGAGAAAGTCGCCCATGTTTTTGATGACATGTTGGAGCGTTCCATCCCCTATTACCATGAAATGTTGGATTTGGGGGCGTATTTTATCGCTCAAAACTTAAAAGAAAATCTCAATCCTAAACCCTTGATTTATGATTTGGGCTGTTCTACCGGGAACTTTTTTATCACGCTTAACCAACAAATCCAACAAGATATTGAGCTTGTAGGGATTGACAATTCCATGCCCATGCTTAAAAAAGCGCAAGAAAAATTAAAAGATTTTAAAAATGCCCGTTTTGAATGCATGGATTTTTTAGAGGTTGAGTTTAAAGAAGCGAGCGCGTTTTCATTGCTTTTTGTGCTGCAATTTGTCCGCCCCATGCAAAGAGAGGTATTGCTCAAAAAGGTTTATAACAGCCTTGCGTTGAATGGGGTTTTATTGGTGGGCGAAAAGATCATGAGCGAAGATCGGATATTAGACAAGCAAATGATAGAGCTATACTACCTTTACAAACAAAATCAAGGCTACAGCCACAATGAAATCGCTTTCAAAAGGGAAGCGTTAGAAAATGTGCTTGTACCTTATAGTTTAAAAGAAAATGTCGCTCTTTTAGAAAGCGTGGGGTTTAAGCATGTGGAAGCGTTGTTTAAATGGGTGAATTTCACGCTGTTAGTTGCCAGAAAAACATGA
- the sodB gene encoding superoxide dismutase [Fe] translates to MFTLRELPFAKDSMGDFLSPVAFDFHHGKHHQTYVNNLNNLIKGTDFEKSSLFDILTKSSGGVFNNAAQIYNHDFYWDCLSPKATALSDELKGALEKDFGSLEKFKEDFIKSATTLFGSGWNWAAYNLDTQKIEIIQTSNAQTPVTDKKVPLLVVDVWEHAYYIDHKNARPVYLEKFYGHINWHFVSQCYEWAKKEGLGSVDYYINELVHKKA, encoded by the coding sequence ATGTTTACATTACGAGAGTTGCCTTTTGCTAAAGACAGCATGGGAGATTTTTTAAGCCCTGTAGCGTTTGATTTCCACCATGGGAAACACCATCAAACTTATGTGAATAATTTGAACAACCTCATCAAAGGCACCGATTTTGAGAAAAGTTCTTTGTTTGATATTTTGACGAAGTCTAGCGGAGGCGTGTTCAATAACGCCGCTCAAATTTACAACCACGATTTTTATTGGGATTGCCTAAGCCCCAAAGCGACTGCCTTAAGCGATGAGTTAAAAGGGGCTTTAGAAAAAGATTTCGGCTCATTGGAAAAATTTAAAGAAGACTTCATTAAGAGCGCGACCACTTTGTTTGGCTCTGGCTGGAATTGGGCAGCGTATAATTTGGACACTCAAAAAATTGAAATCATTCAAACGAGCAACGCTCAAACCCCAGTTACGGATAAAAAGGTGCCACTTTTAGTGGTAGATGTGTGGGAGCATGCTTATTATATTGACCATAAAAACGCACGCCCTGTGTATTTGGAAAAATTCTATGGGCATATCAATTGGCATTTTGTTTCTCAATGCTATGAGTGGGCGAAAAAAGAAGGCTTAGGCTCAGTGGATTACTACATTAATGAGTTGGTGCATAAAAAAGCTTAA
- the tpx gene encoding thiol peroxidase, giving the protein MQKITFKEETYQLGGKALKVGDKAPDVKLVNGDLQEVSLLKQGVRFQVISALPSLTGSVCLLQAKRFNEQAGKLLSVSFSVISMDLPFSQGQICGAEGIKDLRILSDFRYKAFGENYGVLLGKGSLQGLLARSVFVLDDKGVVIYKEIVQNILEEPNYEALLKVLE; this is encoded by the coding sequence ATGCAAAAAATTACTTTTAAAGAAGAAACATACCAATTGGGAGGGAAAGCCTTAAAAGTGGGCGATAAAGCTCCTGATGTGAAATTGGTAAATGGCGATTTGCAAGAAGTCAGTTTATTGAAGCAGGGCGTGCGTTTTCAAGTCATTAGTGCACTCCCTAGCTTAACCGGATCGGTTTGTTTGCTCCAAGCCAAACGCTTCAACGAGCAAGCCGGCAAACTGCTTTCTGTGAGTTTTAGCGTTATTTCTATGGACTTACCTTTTTCTCAAGGACAAATTTGTGGTGCTGAAGGCATTAAGGACTTGAGAATTTTAAGCGATTTTAGGTATAAGGCTTTTGGGGAAAATTACGGCGTGCTGTTAGGCAAAGGCTCTTTGCAAGGCTTACTCGCTCGATCGGTGTTTGTTCTTGATGATAAGGGAGTGGTTATCTATAAAGAAATCGTTCAAAACATTTTAGAAGAGCCTAATTATGAAGCGCTTTTAAAAGTGTTGGAATAG
- the cheW gene encoding chemotaxis protein CheW, which produces MSNQLKDLFERQKEASAGSKQEDNEEILQFIGFIIGDEEYAIPILNILEIVKPIGYTRVPETPNYVLGVFNLRGNVFPLISLRLKFGLKAEKQNKDTRYLVVRHNDQIAGFFIDRLTEAIRIKQTDIDPVPETLSDNNNLTYGIGKQNDRLVTILRVEEILKKDF; this is translated from the coding sequence GTGAGCAACCAATTAAAAGATTTATTTGAAAGACAAAAAGAAGCTAGTGCAGGCTCTAAACAAGAAGACAATGAAGAAATTTTGCAATTCATCGGTTTTATTATTGGCGATGAAGAATACGCCATTCCTATTTTGAATATTTTAGAGATCGTCAAACCCATTGGTTACACGCGAGTCCCTGAAACCCCAAACTATGTGCTTGGCGTGTTCAATTTAAGGGGTAATGTCTTTCCGTTGATCAGTTTGCGTTTAAAATTTGGCTTGAAAGCTGAAAAGCAAAATAAAGACACTCGTTATTTGGTGGTGCGCCATAACGATCAGATTGCTGGGTTTTTCATTGATCGCTTAACTGAAGCCATTCGCATCAAACAAACGGATATTGATCCGGTTCCAGAAACTTTGAGCGATAACAATAATCTAACTTATGGCATTGGGAAACAAAACGACAGACTCGTAACCATTTTAAGAGTGGAAGAAATCTTAAAAAAAGACTTCTAA